The proteins below come from a single Rosa rugosa chromosome 2, drRosRugo1.1, whole genome shotgun sequence genomic window:
- the LOC133731853 gene encoding FH protein interacting protein FIP2-like, translating to MAKDMTDSLSWVRLNVGGKLFCTTIGTLTLREPDSMLAAMFSGRHTLKHEDGYVLIDRDGDYFGYILNWLRDGDVPALEAHAYKQLLKEAEYFQLSGLIDGIQISDFTRIEVIKCIQSSVTRFRGVNLSGLDLSKLDLSSIDFSYACLRNVSFSCANLYRARFWKADIDGATFCDSDLRESVFTKAKIGGVSFVGANLERTNFSCANLEGATFCDSDLRESVFTEAKIGGVSFVGANLGANLRDTNFSRANLERTNFSRANLSGAFHKGAFSPDYTRRVIFDNATLEKCEFVKSNIREASLTSARLINCSFVEADLSNANLQDADVTNTNLEGAILKQASMMGIKLSNTNLKGAIL from the exons ATGGCAAAAGATATGACTGATTCGTTGTCCTGGGTTCGCCTCAATGTCGGAGGAAAACTTTTCTGCACTACTATTGGTACACTGACTCTCCGCGAGCCTGATTCAATGCTTGCTGCAATGTTTAGTGGTCGTCACACTTTGAAGCATGAAGATGGATATGTTTTGATTGACAGAGATGGTGATTATTTTGGGTATATTCTTAATTGGTTAAGAGATGGCGATGTTCCTGCTTTAGAAGCTCATGCATACAAACAACTTCTAAAAGAGGCAGAATACTTCCAGCTAAGTGGTCTAATAGATGGAATACAGATCAGTGACTTTACTCGTATTGAGGTCATAAAATGTATACAATCGTCAGTGACAAGGTTTCGAGGTGTTAATCTTTCTGGCCTGGATCTATCAAAACTGGACTTGTCATCAATAGACTTCAGCTATGCATGTCTGCGAAATGTATCCTTCTCATGTGCAAACCTTTATCGGGCTAGATTTTGGAAGGCAGATATTGACGGTGCCACATTTTGTGATTCAGATTTGCGAGAAAGTGTATTTACTAAAGCAAAAATTGGTGGAGTCTCTTTTGTTGGTGCGAATCTTGAACGCACAAATTTCAGTTGTGCGAATCTTGAGGGTGCCACATTTTGTGATTCAGATTTGCGAGAAAGTGTATTTACTGAAGCAAAAATTGGTGGAGTCTCTTTTGTTGGTGCAAATCTTGGTGCAAATTTAAGAGACACAAATTTCAGTCGTGCGAATCTTGAACGCACAAATTTCAGTCGTGCCAATCTTTCAG GTGCATTCCATAAGGGTGCTTTCTCGCCGGATTACACTCGGCGTGTCATATTTGACAATGCAACTTTGGAAAAATGTGAATTTGTCAAGTCAAATATCCGGGAAGCTTCTTTAACAAGTGCACGTTTAATCAATTGCAGCTTTGTTGAGGCAGACTTGAGTAATGCAAATCTTCAAGATGCTGATGTTACAAACACTAACTTAGAGGGAGCCATACTGAAACAAGCCAGTATGATGGGTATCAAGTTGAGTAATACTAATTTGAAAGGTGCTATCTTGTAG